From bacterium, one genomic window encodes:
- a CDS encoding SemiSWEET family transporter encodes MPHIFTNLIGYIAAVVGTFLMLPQIIKSYKSKKTADLSIGMVVIYIINCCLWLIYGLLLSALPIILANGIGLAIGIAQLFLKIKYNN; translated from the coding sequence ATGCCTCACATTTTCACCAACTTAATCGGTTATATCGCGGCGGTTGTCGGAACGTTTCTGATGTTGCCGCAAATAATCAAATCCTATAAAAGCAAAAAAACCGCCGACCTCTCAATAGGAATGGTTGTTATTTATATTATTAACTGCTGTCTTTGGCTGATATACGGACTTCTTCTTTCCGCGTTGCCAATAATTCTCGCCAACGGAATTGGGCTTGCCATCGGCATCGCTCAACTTTTTCTAAAAATTAAATATAACAATTAA
- a CDS encoding cobalamin-dependent protein (Presence of a B(12) (cobalamin)-binding domain implies dependence on cobalamin itself, in one of its several forms, or in some unusual lineages, dependence on a cobalamin-like analog.), whose translation MKEIKRNGEWPLFRMIIPAFREINIFTPIAERITALGPIIIATVADKLWGWRAEVIDENNYHKGPRDNEGLPDHKTLQGENPAAVIGLFCGLSSTMERAWQIADFYRNEGVAVIAGGWHAHYSPEESLRKGIDVVVHGDGEEIIQRLLQALWQKLPLSEIPGISYWQDAQIKTNLPEKMEVSDLNDLPFPNFGLLRFAKVKIYPIGRIRGCGKHCEFCSVRGKPHWATSQYLFEEVKWLAETRRAGTFFIVDDRMEEDRAGALEFFEKISQKYGFGLDFTVQIRLEAATDSILLTAMKKAGVRTVCIGYESPINEELIAMRKGYLSSDMVKWTKIFHSYGFFVHGMFIFGYPLKGIAVTISARERFRQFKKFIRRCRLDTVQILRPVPLVGTDLRIRLEQEGRLFPLDVVPWGKYDGSYACYQPNNMTLKELQELPLKLMGWHYNPLSFVRIPLKTLAFPFDYLIRGWQRWYRGWRNDIFRYGGHLLIKQWLKRYEHQAFLKKLEKFQTSRMSK comes from the coding sequence ATGAAAGAAATAAAAAGAAATGGGGAATGGCCGCTGTTCCGGATGATTATCCCGGCTTTCAGAGAAATAAATATTTTCACCCCTATCGCCGAAAGAATCACCGCCTTAGGGCCGATTATAATAGCCACCGTCGCTGATAAATTGTGGGGCTGGCGCGCGGAAGTCATTGATGAAAATAATTATCACAAGGGACCGCGAGACAATGAGGGCCTGCCTGACCACAAAACTCTCCAGGGAGAAAATCCCGCCGCGGTTATTGGCCTGTTCTGCGGCCTCTCCAGCACAATGGAACGGGCCTGGCAAATAGCCGATTTCTACCGCAACGAAGGAGTAGCCGTGATTGCCGGCGGGTGGCACGCGCATTATTCCCCGGAAGAATCTCTTAGAAAAGGAATTGATGTTGTAGTCCATGGCGACGGCGAAGAAATAATTCAACGGCTCCTTCAAGCCCTTTGGCAAAAATTACCTCTTTCTGAAATTCCGGGAATATCATATTGGCAGGACGCGCAAATCAAAACCAATCTTCCGGAAAAAATGGAAGTTTCTGATTTGAATGATTTGCCTTTTCCGAATTTTGGTCTGTTAAGATTCGCCAAAGTGAAAATTTATCCGATAGGCCGAATCCGGGGTTGCGGCAAACACTGTGAATTTTGCTCGGTTCGCGGAAAGCCTCATTGGGCCACCAGTCAGTATCTTTTTGAAGAAGTGAAATGGCTGGCGGAAACCAGACGAGCGGGAACATTTTTTATCGTGGACGACCGAATGGAAGAAGACCGCGCCGGAGCTTTGGAATTTTTTGAAAAGATATCTCAAAAATACGGCTTCGGGCTTGACTTCACGGTCCAGATAAGATTGGAGGCGGCCACAGACAGTATCCTGCTGACGGCTATGAAAAAAGCCGGTGTCAGGACGGTCTGCATCGGATACGAATCCCCTATCAACGAAGAATTAATAGCCATGAGAAAAGGATATTTGTCTTCGGATATGGTCAAATGGACAAAAATTTTCCACAGCTACGGATTTTTCGTCCATGGGATGTTCATCTTCGGTTATCCGTTGAAAGGAATTGCCGTCACTATCAGCGCCCGAGAACGATTCCGGCAGTTTAAAAAATTTATTCGCCGATGCCGGCTGGATACTGTTCAAATTCTACGCCCGGTTCCGCTCGTAGGAACGGATTTACGAATCAGATTGGAACAGGAAGGACGGCTTTTCCCGTTAGACGTTGTCCCTTGGGGCAAATATGACGGAAGCTATGCTTGTTATCAACCGAACAATATGACTTTAAAGGAGCTCCAGGAGTTGCCTTTAAAACTTATGGGGTGGCATTATAACCCGCTAAGTTTTGTGAGAATTCCTTTAAAAACGCTGGCTTTCCCTTTTGATTATTTAATAAGGGGCTGGCAGCGCTGGTATCGCGGTTGGCGCAACGATATTTTTCGTTATGGAGGACATCTTTTGATCAAGCAATGGCTTAAGCGCTACGAACACCAGGCATTTCTGAAAAAACTGGAAAAATTTCAGACCTCCAGAATGTCAAAATAA
- a CDS encoding phosphoglycerate kinase, with product MKYLRQLKLSQLKNKTCLLRVDLNIESPGKDAFRLQAILPTIKFLIKNGAKVVILSHRGRPKINLKSSPCGRSREARQISSLKNFSLKPFAGILSQLLGKPVRFIDFRNEFRASKIHKIITITRDSIFLLENLRFLPEEEKNDSRFAKFLASLGDIYINDAFAVSHRENASVEAITKFLPSYAGFLLEKEIENLDAVIKKSKKPLVVILGGAKVSDKIGLINNFLKSADYFLIGGAMANTFFALQGLPVGDSFYEKTRIDEKITREITRKIILPIDTVLYKRKILDIGPETAKKYNEIIQKAETIIWNGPMGMFEDKKFAKGTEVIAAAVFKNKKAKIVIGGGETIASLKLTTKNRNLFLSTGGGAMLEYLAGEKLPGIEALKNN from the coding sequence ATGAAGTATCTAAGGCAGTTAAAACTGAGCCAGCTCAAAAATAAAACCTGTCTTTTGCGGGTGGATTTGAATATTGAGTCGCCGGGAAAAGATGCTTTTCGTTTACAGGCGATTTTGCCGACTATAAAATTTTTGATTAAAAACGGAGCAAAAGTGGTGATTTTAAGCCATCGGGGAAGGCCAAAAATAAATCTCAAATCTTCTCCCTGCGGGAGATCTCGCGAAGCGAGACAAATCTCAAGTCTCAAAAATTTTTCCCTTAAGCCGTTTGCGGGAATTCTTTCTCAATTGCTTGGAAAACCGGTTCGTTTTATAGATTTTAGAAATGAATTTAGGGCATCCAAAATCCATAAAATCATCACTATCACGCGTGATAGTATTTTTCTTTTGGAAAATTTGAGATTTTTGCCCGAAGAAGAAAAAAATGACAGTCGCTTTGCTAAATTCTTAGCTTCTTTAGGGGATATTTATATTAACGACGCTTTTGCCGTCAGCCACAGAGAGAACGCCTCAGTGGAAGCCATCACTAAATTTTTGCCAAGTTATGCCGGTTTTCTTTTGGAAAAAGAAATTGAGAATCTTGACGCGGTAATAAAAAAATCCAAAAAGCCGTTAGTGGTAATTCTTGGCGGAGCCAAGGTCTCGGACAAAATCGGTTTAATAAATAATTTTCTAAAAAGTGCCGATTATTTCTTGATCGGTGGAGCGATGGCCAATACTTTTTTCGCGCTTCAGGGTTTGCCTGTGGGCGATTCATTTTACGAAAAAACGCGAATAGATGAAAAAATAACACGGGAAATAACGCGAAAAATTATTTTACCGATAGACACTGTTCTTTATAAAAGAAAAATTTTGGATATCGGCCCGGAGACGGCAAAAAAATATAACGAAATCATCCAAAAAGCCGAAACCATTATCTGGAACGGCCCGATGGGAATGTTTGAGGATAAAAAATTCGCCAAAGGAACGGAAGTGATAGCGGCCGCGGTTTTCAAAAATAAAAAAGCCAAAATCGTTATCGGCGGCGGAGAGACAATCGCTTCACTCAAACTTACAACTAAAAACAGAAATCTCTTTTTATCAACCGGCGGCGGAGCGATGTTGGAATATTTAGCCGGGGAAAAATTACCGGGAATAGAAGCTTTAAAAAACAATTAA
- a CDS encoding FKBP-type peptidyl-prolyl cis-trans isomerase, whose amino-acid sequence MDKNLKILLIIMAIVIVATGILAFSKSASQNKEANINTIINNQNQMKNETLADGLQIIDEVAGTGAEAAAGNIVSVNYVGTLTNGKKFDSSYDRNQPFSFVLGAGQVIKGWDEGVAGMRVGGKRKLVIPPDLAYGAQSIGNGLIPANSTLIFEVELLGIQAQ is encoded by the coding sequence ATGGATAAAAATCTAAAAATTTTGCTGATTATCATGGCCATCGTTATTGTGGCAACGGGGATTCTTGCTTTTTCAAAAAGCGCGAGTCAAAATAAAGAAGCAAATATTAATACTATTATTAATAATCAAAATCAAATGAAAAACGAAACTTTGGCAGATGGTTTGCAAATTATTGACGAGGTTGCCGGCACCGGCGCGGAGGCGGCAGCCGGAAATATCGTCAGCGTCAATTATGTCGGCACCTTAACCAACGGCAAAAAATTTGACAGTTCTTATGACAGGAATCAGCCGTTTTCATTCGTTTTGGGAGCAGGGCAGGTGATTAAGGGTTGGGATGAAGGAGTGGCGGGAATGCGCGTTGGCGGCAAAAGAAAACTGGTTATTCCGCCGGATTTGGCTTATGGCGCTCAAAGTATTGGCAATGGCTTGATTCCCGCGAATTCAACTTTGATTTTTGAAGTGGAGCTTTTGGGGATTCAGGCGCAATAA
- a CDS encoding DHHA1 domain-containing protein: MIDLNKKNIPKAIKRLKLAKKRNEKIALWGDYDADGISGTLIIYEALKDLGFENFLLSLSGRKGIYNRGKEEIERFAKEGVSLIISVDFGISAIEEIKFAREKGIDFIVLDHHTPLKVLPNGIIINYSNGRRAAAGVVLEFVKNLYRQEKRPKKEIEKFFDLVAVATVADKIILTAANKKIISQGIERINKGYRPALFALAKKIRIKKLTPDNFERLIVRINFPKGINEENNFFRLMSSKDEKEIKNLVNEIEIDYQKAQKIIGKILKENFAESTADKIPVKVFFAENKFNWPQPGINGLVADEVSQKFKLPVFVFNHSGDKIKASGRAPKGLNLVKALRTCSADLFCNFGGHPRAAGFKAPVENLEKIKECLENYYKSGKHK; this comes from the coding sequence ATGATTGACCTGAATAAAAAAAATATCCCAAAAGCGATCAAACGTTTGAAATTGGCCAAAAAAAGAAATGAAAAAATCGCCCTCTGGGGCGATTATGATGCCGATGGAATTTCCGGCACTTTGATTATCTATGAAGCGCTGAAAGATTTGGGCTTTGAAAATTTTTTGCTTTCACTTTCCGGCCGAAAAGGAATTTATAATCGGGGCAAAGAAGAAATAGAAAGATTCGCCAAAGAGGGGGTATCACTCATTATTTCCGTTGATTTCGGCATTTCAGCTATTGAAGAAATAAAATTTGCCCGCGAAAAAGGAATTGATTTTATCGTGCTTGATCATCACACTCCGCTCAAGGTTTTGCCTAATGGCATTATTATTAATTACTCCAACGGCCGCAGGGCGGCGGCGGGAGTTGTTTTGGAATTTGTTAAAAATTTATATCGGCAAGAAAAAAGACCAAAGAAAGAAATTGAGAAATTTTTTGATTTGGTCGCTGTTGCCACGGTCGCCGATAAAATTATTTTAACCGCCGCCAATAAGAAAATAATTTCTCAAGGCATTGAAAGGATAAATAAGGGCTATCGGCCGGCCCTTTTTGCTTTGGCTAAAAAAATCAGGATAAAAAAATTAACCCCTGACAATTTTGAGCGCTTGATTGTCCGGATTAATTTTCCCAAAGGAATCAATGAAGAAAATAATTTTTTTAGATTGATGAGCAGTAAGGACGAAAAAGAGATTAAAAATTTGGTTAACGAGATAGAAATTGACTATCAAAAAGCTCAAAAAATCATCGGAAAAATTTTAAAAGAAAATTTTGCCGAGTCAACCGCTGATAAAATTCCGGTAAAAGTGTTTTTTGCCGAAAATAAATTCAATTGGCCTCAGCCTGGGATTAACGGTTTGGTCGCTGATGAAGTTTCCCAAAAATTCAAGCTTCCGGTTTTTGTTTTTAATCATTCAGGCGATAAAATAAAAGCTTCGGGTCGGGCTCCTAAAGGTTTGAACTTAGTGAAAGCGCTGAGGACTTGTTCAGCCGATTTATTTTGTAATTTTGGCGGCCATCCCCGGGCCGCCGGCTTTAAAGCCCCGGTGGAAAATCTGGAAAAAATAAAAGAATGCCTGGAAAATTATTATAAATCCGGGAAACATAAATAA
- a CDS encoding ribonuclease H family protein, whose product MKNKKYFAYCVPSTAVNGIADNWEDCRGKVSGKPNARYKGFETKKEAEEWLMAGADYSFKGGLEPGIYFDAGTGRGKGVEASVTDEKGQNLLAEILPKKNLNKFGKYVIAGGATNNYGELLALNLAFKIATKRKIKKIFGDSRLVINFWSKGFIKKENVSKKTFDLTDEVFALRQKFEKGGGKIRHISGDKNPADLGFHK is encoded by the coding sequence ATGAAAAATAAAAAATATTTTGCTTATTGTGTTCCTTCGACAGCCGTAAACGGTATCGCCGATAATTGGGAAGATTGCAGGGGTAAAGTGTCCGGAAAACCTAATGCCCGATATAAGGGTTTTGAAACTAAAAAAGAAGCCGAGGAATGGCTGATGGCCGGGGCTGATTATTCTTTTAAGGGCGGTCTTGAACCGGGAATTTATTTTGACGCGGGAACCGGAAGAGGAAAAGGCGTTGAAGCAAGTGTCACAGACGAAAAAGGCCAGAATCTTTTAGCAGAAATTTTACCTAAAAAAAATCTTAATAAATTCGGGAAATATGTTATTGCCGGCGGCGCGACCAATAACTACGGAGAGCTTTTGGCTCTTAATCTGGCTTTCAAGATAGCAACTAAGAGGAAAATTAAAAAGATTTTCGGCGACAGCCGACTCGTGATAAATTTTTGGTCAAAAGGTTTTATAAAAAAAGAAAATGTTTCAAAAAAAACGTTTGACCTCACTGATGAAGTTTTCGCTTTACGGCAAAAATTTGAAAAAGGCGGCGGGAAAATCAGGCATATATCCGGAGATAAAAATCCGGCGGACCTGGGTTTTCATAAATAA
- a CDS encoding ATP-binding cassette domain-containing protein yields MINNKEIIQVKNLVRNFGKIKAVDGISFSVKEGEFFGFLGPNGAGKTTTMRIICTLLAPTSGQVKINGYDVVKNPDGVRRSIGMVFQEESLDEKLTAWENLKFHAILYDIPSSQQSSRIIEVLEMAGLVGRKDDLVNTFSGGMKRRLEIARGLLHRPRVLFLDEPTMGLDPQTRRHIWDYIQDLRIKESITVFLTTHYMDEAELVDRVGIIDNGKIIALDTVANLKKQVGGVSNHLTLDDVFLALTGWQIREEAASDKDRMGRENRQRKSLNNNHKN; encoded by the coding sequence ATGATAAACAATAAAGAAATCATCCAGGTCAAAAATCTTGTCAGGAATTTTGGAAAAATAAAAGCCGTTGACGGAATTTCTTTCTCAGTGAAGGAAGGGGAGTTTTTTGGGTTTCTCGGCCCTAATGGAGCCGGCAAGACAACCACGATGAGAATTATCTGCACTTTATTGGCGCCGACTTCCGGTCAGGTAAAAATCAACGGCTATGATGTGGTTAAAAATCCGGATGGCGTAAGGCGTTCCATTGGAATGGTTTTCCAGGAAGAAAGTTTGGATGAAAAATTGACGGCTTGGGAAAATTTAAAATTTCACGCTATTTTATATGATATTCCTTCCAGCCAGCAATCTTCCCGAATAATTGAGGTTTTGGAAATGGCTGGATTAGTCGGCCGTAAAGACGATTTGGTAAACACTTTTTCCGGGGGAATGAAAAGGCGGTTGGAAATCGCCCGTGGACTGCTTCATCGGCCGCGAGTTTTATTTTTGGACGAGCCAACTATGGGTTTGGATCCCCAGACCCGCCGGCATATCTGGGATTATATTCAGGATTTAAGAATCAAGGAATCTATCACCGTTTTTCTGACGACTCATTACATGGACGAAGCGGAGTTAGTTGATCGGGTGGGAATAATTGATAACGGCAAAATCATCGCTTTGGACACAGTCGCTAATCTTAAAAAACAGGTTGGCGGCGTTTCAAACCATTTAACCTTAGATGATGTTTTTTTGGCTTTAACCGGTTGGCAGATTCGCGAAGAAGCCGCCAGCGACAAGGACAGAATGGGCCGGGAAAACCGCCAGCGGAAAAGCTTAAATAATAACCATAAAAATTAA
- the dnaX gene encoding DNA polymerase III subunit gamma/tau, whose product MALAIYRKYRPRTFEDLLGQEIISRILKNSASQNKFSHAYLFSGPRGSGKTTAARLITKVANCLTRQKDEEFAKKGEPCNSCAACVEIDQGSAMDVIEIDAASNRGIDEIRNLKESVRLSPTSFKKKIFIIDEAHMLTKEAFNALLKTLEEPPEHVILILATTEFEKIPATIVSRTQQFHFKKIPLMVIREKLKKIAESEKLEISTGALELIAASAEGSFRDAESLLDQLLSFGYQKISVDEVEKMVGKVTFSKIAAFAETLLKGQLDKSLKELAEIEDDGYNLVQFNKDLIQYLRKALVLKFEPTLEKAFQEELAPEALEKLKSHTELIKEKHLELLKSLIKAYGQMRYSQFPIIPLEVAIVENLKTEGLKH is encoded by the coding sequence ATGGCTCTTGCTATTTATCGCAAATATCGGCCGCGGACTTTTGAGGATTTACTCGGCCAGGAAATAATCAGCCGGATTTTGAAAAACTCCGCCAGTCAGAATAAATTTTCCCACGCCTATCTTTTCTCCGGCCCTCGAGGTTCGGGGAAAACCACGGCCGCCCGTTTAATCACTAAAGTCGCCAACTGCCTGACCCGGCAAAAAGACGAAGAATTCGCCAAAAAAGGCGAACCCTGTAATTCCTGCGCAGCCTGCGTGGAAATTGACCAAGGCTCGGCTATGGATGTTATTGAAATTGACGCCGCCTCCAACCGCGGCATTGATGAAATCCGAAATCTAAAAGAAAGCGTCCGCCTCTCCCCTACTTCTTTCAAAAAAAAGATTTTTATTATTGACGAGGCGCATATGTTAACCAAAGAGGCCTTTAACGCTCTTTTGAAAACTTTGGAAGAACCGCCCGAACACGTGATTCTAATTTTAGCCACCACCGAGTTTGAAAAAATTCCCGCCACCATTGTTTCCCGAACCCAGCAATTCCATTTCAAAAAAATCCCCCTGATGGTAATCCGGGAAAAACTGAAAAAAATCGCCGAAAGCGAAAAACTGGAAATTTCCACCGGCGCTTTAGAATTAATCGCGGCTTCAGCTGAAGGCAGTTTCCGGGACGCGGAATCACTCCTGGACCAGTTATTGTCTTTCGGTTATCAGAAAATAAGCGTGGATGAAGTGGAAAAAATGGTTGGCAAAGTCACTTTCTCCAAAATAGCGGCTTTTGCCGAAACGCTTCTGAAGGGGCAGCTTGATAAATCTCTCAAGGAACTGGCGGAGATTGAGGATGACGGCTATAATTTGGTTCAGTTTAATAAAGATTTAATTCAATATCTAAGAAAGGCGCTGGTTTTAAAATTTGAACCAACCTTGGAAAAGGCCTTTCAAGAAGAATTAGCTCCCGAAGCCCTGGAAAAACTCAAAAGCCACACGGAATTAATAAAAGAAAAACATTTGGAACTTTTAAAATCTTTAATCAAGGCCTACGGCCAGATGCGCTACAGCCAGTTTCCGATTATTCCGTTAGAAGTGGCGATAGTAGAGAATTTAAAAACTGAAGGACTAAAACACTAA
- a CDS encoding ABC transporter permease: protein MNLPYIFKSIYVLWYRELLHYWRDPVRVVASIMMPVGFLIFGSGLSSIVGKFASEVVGPQANLIQFLFPGVLGLSIFFVAIFSGASVIWDREFGFLKEILVAPISRAVVALGRIAGGATIAMIQSSILLAIAPFIGLHLSFLIFIKLWFLMLLISLALTAFGVLIGSLVRTTEAHQMISYSLIAPMALLSGAYFPLKNLPFWMDFLVRFNPFTYAVDALRQTILNFSQITVGVNIFGKPIIFLGIFGDVLIVFVFGIIMTELAIWAFSRLD, encoded by the coding sequence ATGAACCTTCCCTATATTTTTAAATCTATCTATGTTCTTTGGTATAGGGAGCTTTTACATTATTGGCGGGACCCGGTGAGAGTAGTGGCTTCAATTATGATGCCTGTTGGTTTTTTAATTTTTGGCAGCGGACTTTCTTCAATCGTCGGCAAATTCGCCAGTGAAGTCGTAGGGCCGCAGGCTAATCTGATTCAATTTCTTTTTCCGGGGGTTTTAGGGCTTTCGATTTTCTTTGTGGCTATTTTTTCCGGGGCGTCGGTTATTTGGGACAGGGAATTCGGATTTCTTAAAGAAATCCTGGTGGCGCCTATCAGCCGAGCAGTGGTGGCCTTGGGTCGGATTGCCGGCGGTGCCACCATAGCGATGATTCAGAGTTCAATTCTTTTAGCCATCGCACCATTTATCGGCCTGCATCTTTCTTTCCTTATTTTTATAAAACTTTGGTTTTTGATGCTTCTGATTTCTTTGGCCCTGACCGCCTTCGGAGTACTCATCGGCAGTTTAGTGCGCACCACGGAAGCCCACCAGATGATAAGCTATTCTTTGATTGCGCCGATGGCTCTTTTAAGCGGCGCTTATTTCCCCCTGAAAAATCTGCCTTTTTGGATGGATTTTCTAGTTCGCTTCAATCCTTTCACTTACGCCGTTGACGCCTTGCGGCAGACGATTTTGAATTTTTCCCAGATTACGGTGGGAGTAAATATTTTCGGCAAACCCATAATTTTTTTGGGAATTTTCGGCGACGTCCTTATCGTTTTTGTTTTCGGGATAATAATGACTGAATTGGCCATCTGGGCTTTTTCCCGGCTGGATTAA